A genome region from Arachidicoccus soli includes the following:
- a CDS encoding ATP-grasp domain-containing protein has protein sequence MITTKKIGILFGKENSFPSAFVDKVNSLADGKFEAEFVTIDKVIQGAPTNYVVILDRISHDVPFYRAYLKNAALNGTSIINNPFWSSADEKFFNNCLATRIGVSVPKTVILPSFELPDDTSRESFRNLSYPLAWEAIFDYIQFPAYMKPFAGGGWKSVYRLENKEAFFSKHKETKQLVMLLQEEIIFEEYYRCYCIGGKYVKIMPYEPRNAPHLRYDAHFKPSKELFKRMEADVLKLNQYLGYDFNTVEFAVRNGEPIAIDFCNPVPDSDKASVGDENFNWVVEHAAKFALEKAENFETSKDSLTWGKYIQAAIQKKELF, from the coding sequence ATGATAACCACTAAAAAGATTGGAATATTATTTGGAAAAGAAAATAGTTTTCCAAGTGCATTTGTAGACAAAGTCAACTCTCTAGCCGATGGCAAATTTGAAGCTGAATTTGTAACCATTGATAAAGTTATCCAAGGAGCCCCAACCAACTATGTAGTAATTCTGGATCGTATTTCGCATGATGTACCATTTTACAGAGCTTATTTAAAAAATGCTGCTTTAAACGGTACTTCTATTATCAATAATCCGTTTTGGAGTAGTGCAGATGAAAAGTTTTTCAATAATTGCTTAGCAACAAGAATTGGAGTTTCTGTTCCTAAAACGGTTATCCTTCCCTCCTTTGAACTTCCAGATGATACTTCTAGAGAGTCATTTCGCAACTTAAGTTATCCTTTAGCATGGGAAGCAATTTTTGATTATATCCAATTCCCTGCCTACATGAAACCCTTTGCAGGTGGTGGTTGGAAATCGGTCTACCGATTAGAAAATAAAGAAGCCTTTTTTTCAAAACATAAAGAGACAAAACAATTGGTAATGCTATTGCAAGAAGAGATTATTTTTGAAGAATATTATCGTTGTTATTGCATTGGAGGAAAATATGTGAAAATAATGCCTTATGAACCACGCAATGCCCCCCATCTAAGATATGATGCACATTTTAAGCCTTCGAAAGAATTATTCAAAAGAATGGAAGCTGATGTTTTGAAATTGAATCAATATTTAGGCTATGATTTTAATACAGTAGAGTTTGCCGTAAGAAATGGAGAACCTATCGCGATAGACTTTTGCAACCCGGTACCTGATTCTGACAAAGCCTCTGTAGGGGATGAAAATTTTAATTGGGTAGTGGAGCATGCAGCAAAATTTGCTTTAGAAAAAGCCGAAAATTTTGAGACTTCCAAAGACAGTCTTACTTGGGGGAAATATATTCAGGCTGCCATCCAAAAAAAGGAATTATTTTAA
- a CDS encoding esterase family protein, with protein sequence MQEYYHKWQSPILKREIEMLVFGHSGRPIILFPTSLGKYYEAKDRGLIESVRWFIENGFVKIYCPDSIDALSWYNKDIEPLGRAFNHNLYDQLIEEEVLSRALHETGWSTATVAGCSFGGYHAANFAFKHPEKIHALISMSGAFDIKSQVDGAYNDNVYFNNPIDYLPNNYNAALWHLHIILGTSTKDICLDQNKKLSKILAEKKINHWLDIRNDAPHDWPIWLEMFPHYLSVL encoded by the coding sequence TTGCAAGAATATTATCATAAATGGCAGTCGCCAATTCTAAAAAGAGAAATAGAAATGCTCGTTTTCGGGCATTCCGGAAGGCCTATTATACTATTTCCTACTTCTTTGGGGAAATATTATGAAGCTAAAGATAGGGGGCTTATCGAATCTGTCAGATGGTTTATAGAGAATGGCTTCGTAAAAATATATTGTCCTGACAGTATTGATGCCCTTAGCTGGTACAATAAAGATATAGAGCCTTTAGGACGTGCCTTTAATCATAATTTATACGACCAGCTTATTGAAGAAGAAGTACTGAGCCGTGCTTTGCATGAAACAGGCTGGAGTACCGCAACTGTTGCAGGATGTAGTTTTGGAGGTTATCATGCGGCTAATTTCGCCTTTAAACACCCGGAAAAGATTCATGCGTTAATATCTATGAGCGGCGCATTTGATATAAAATCGCAAGTGGATGGGGCTTATAACGATAATGTATATTTTAATAATCCCATAGACTATTTGCCCAATAATTACAATGCTGCACTTTGGCACCTGCATATAATTTTAGGGACCAGCACGAAAGATATCTGCTTAGACCAAAACAAAAAACTATCTAAAATACTTGCAGAAAAAAAAATTAATCATTGGCTAGACATACGTAACGATGCACCACACGACTGGCCTATATGGCTAGAGATGTTTCCTCACTATCTTTCTGTATTATAA
- a CDS encoding putative signal transducing protein, which produces MNNWKIVFNSSIPFEINFVKNYLASEGIETLLQNELTSQIFGNLAVNAKLLVKEEDLEQATKILIEKGYIKN; this is translated from the coding sequence ATGAATAACTGGAAAATAGTATTTAATTCTTCCATCCCATTTGAAATAAATTTTGTGAAGAATTATCTAGCATCTGAAGGGATAGAAACATTATTGCAAAATGAATTGACTTCTCAGATTTTTGGGAATCTAGCTGTTAATGCAAAGCTATTGGTGAAGGAAGAGGACTTAGAACAAGCAACAAAGATTCTAATAGAGAAGGGTTATATTAAAAATTAA
- a CDS encoding carboxylate-amine ligase produces the protein MTSQQFTIGIEEEYMILDPQTRELKSHQNKIIEQAEKILQKDKVKAEMHQAVVEVGTSICNNIEEARSDVRLLRKTISELAQSEGLRCGASGTHPFSLWYKQSITENPRYHEIVNEMQDAARSNLIFGLHVHIGIQSREMAIHIANSVRYFLPHIYALSTNSPFWEGRNTGFKSYRSKVFDKFPRTGIPDFFESIEEYDNYIKVLIKTNCIDNAKKIWWDIRVHPSYNTIEFRICDILLTTDETIAIAALFQAICVKLYRLRMQNMNYIIYKRFYINENKWRASRYGIDGLLIDFGKETEVPVKSLILELLDFIDDVIDDLGSRDAINTVFKILKSGTGADKQLAIFEKTKKLTDVVDFICDEFLK, from the coding sequence ATGACTTCGCAGCAATTTACAATAGGTATTGAAGAGGAATATATGATTCTCGATCCGCAAACGAGAGAACTAAAATCCCATCAAAACAAAATCATTGAACAGGCAGAAAAAATCTTGCAGAAAGATAAAGTAAAAGCAGAAATGCACCAAGCCGTTGTGGAAGTTGGAACCTCTATTTGTAATAATATTGAGGAAGCGCGTAGTGATGTTCGTTTGTTGCGAAAAACCATTTCAGAGCTTGCACAGAGTGAAGGATTGAGATGTGGGGCCTCCGGAACGCATCCCTTTTCTCTCTGGTACAAACAATCAATCACTGAGAACCCTCGCTACCATGAGATAGTAAACGAAATGCAAGATGCTGCCCGTTCCAATTTAATTTTTGGACTGCATGTTCATATAGGAATACAATCCCGGGAAATGGCTATTCATATTGCCAATTCTGTACGTTATTTTTTACCCCATATTTACGCACTTTCAACCAATTCACCTTTCTGGGAAGGGAGAAATACCGGTTTTAAATCTTATCGCTCAAAGGTATTTGACAAGTTTCCAAGAACCGGCATTCCAGATTTTTTTGAATCTATTGAAGAATATGATAATTATATTAAAGTATTGATAAAGACCAATTGTATTGATAATGCGAAAAAGATTTGGTGGGATATACGCGTACACCCTTCCTACAATACAATTGAATTTAGAATATGTGACATTCTGCTAACAACAGATGAAACTATTGCTATCGCTGCATTATTTCAGGCAATATGTGTTAAACTCTATCGCTTACGAATGCAAAATATGAATTATATTATTTATAAAAGATTTTATATTAATGAGAATAAATGGCGTGCCTCTCGTTATGGAATTGATGGTTTGTTGATTGATTTTGGGAAAGAAACAGAGGTACCAGTGAAATCTCTAATATTAGAATTGTTAGATTTTATTGATGACGTAATTGATGATTTGGGTTCACGCGATGCCATTAATACAGTATTTAAAATCTTAAAATCGGGAACAGGTGCAGACAAACAATTAGCTATTTTTGAAAAAACAAAAAAATTAACAGATGTGGTGGATTTTATTTGTGATGAATTCCTAAAATAG
- the mutS gene encoding DNA mismatch repair protein MutS yields the protein MAKSSGVTPLMQQHKAIKQKYPDAILLFRVGDFYETFGNDAVKAAQVLGITLTKRNNGDPDAMELAGFPHHALDTYLHKLVKAGFRVAVCDQLEDPKQAKGIVKRGVTELVTPGVATSDKLLEYDTNNFLAAIHFADDILGIALLDISTGEFFLAEGNLEYIDKLIQTLKPAEVIFQRNQQKKFKEIFGTKIFTYTLESWIFEEAFAEESLLKHFQTHSLKGFGVENMHQGIVAAGAILYYLKETEHPNLKHISIIQRIERDEHLWMDRFTIRNLEILSNGSQDGNNLLKVLDNTSTPMGARLLKRWIVLPLKDLKKINERLDTVEFLILHSELKSSLQQLLKQCGDLERLASKISMKKVSPREVMQLAKSLQLCEQVKLLCAASGNEYLQRLADALNPCPYIVEKIMEEISDEPPAMVSKGNLIKEGVDKDLDELRNIAHNGKAYLQDLQRRETEKTGISSLKIGFNNVFGYYLEVTNLHKEKVPQEWIRKQTLTNAERYITEELKQYEEKITGAEDKILSIETNLYEQLLDELIDYIAPIQVNGNALAILDCLHCFAQNAQQYNYRKPFLHEGFDMQLKESRHPVIERNLSAGEAYIANDILLNSEEEQIIILTGPNMSGKSALLRQTALITLMAHMGSFVPSIEARIPLTDKIFTRVGASDNLSGGESTFMVEMNETASIINNVSPRSLILLDEIGRGTSTYDGISIAWSIVEFLHNSSCKPKTLFATHYHELNDLEKRLNGVKNYHITNKEVGNKVIFLRKLARGGSTHSFGIHVAKMAGMPPDLINRANDILKQLEEKHDESDENAGPGKKQLKSKIKDINAPQLQLSIFDVQTEVFEEIRSALENIDINRLTPVEALMKLNEIKGLLK from the coding sequence ATGGCAAAGTCGAGTGGCGTTACGCCTTTAATGCAGCAGCACAAAGCGATTAAGCAAAAATATCCGGATGCGATTTTGTTGTTTCGGGTGGGAGACTTTTATGAAACTTTTGGAAATGATGCTGTAAAAGCTGCACAGGTTTTGGGAATAACTTTAACTAAGCGAAATAATGGAGATCCTGATGCAATGGAACTTGCAGGCTTTCCTCATCATGCTTTAGATACTTATTTGCATAAACTTGTGAAAGCAGGTTTTCGTGTGGCTGTATGTGACCAGCTTGAAGACCCTAAACAGGCTAAAGGCATTGTAAAACGCGGTGTTACCGAATTAGTTACGCCGGGTGTGGCGACGAGTGATAAATTGTTGGAATATGATACTAATAATTTTTTAGCGGCTATTCATTTTGCTGATGACATTCTGGGGATTGCTTTACTAGATATTTCTACCGGTGAGTTTTTTTTGGCTGAAGGAAATTTGGAATACATTGATAAATTGATTCAAACACTTAAGCCGGCAGAAGTAATTTTTCAACGCAATCAGCAGAAGAAATTTAAAGAAATATTTGGTACAAAAATATTTACCTACACTTTAGAAAGCTGGATTTTTGAAGAAGCTTTTGCAGAAGAAAGCTTGTTAAAACATTTTCAAACCCACAGTCTCAAAGGTTTTGGAGTGGAAAACATGCATCAGGGAATTGTAGCTGCAGGCGCAATTTTATATTATTTAAAAGAAACAGAACATCCTAATTTAAAACATATTAGTATTATTCAACGTATTGAACGTGATGAACATTTGTGGATGGACAGGTTTACGATCCGTAATCTGGAAATTTTAAGCAATGGTTCTCAAGACGGAAATAATTTGTTGAAAGTTCTGGATAATACATCGACCCCAATGGGTGCGCGTTTGTTGAAACGCTGGATTGTATTGCCTTTGAAGGATTTGAAGAAGATAAATGAGCGACTTGACACTGTTGAATTTTTAATACTGCATTCAGAATTAAAATCCTCTTTGCAACAGCTATTAAAGCAATGTGGTGATTTAGAAAGGCTGGCGAGTAAAATTTCGATGAAGAAAGTGAGTCCACGAGAAGTAATGCAGCTAGCTAAAAGTTTACAGTTGTGTGAACAAGTAAAATTATTATGTGCTGCTTCTGGAAATGAATATTTGCAGCGCTTGGCCGATGCCCTCAACCCTTGTCCTTATATTGTTGAAAAGATTATGGAAGAAATTTCTGATGAGCCACCGGCAATGGTTTCTAAAGGGAATTTAATTAAAGAAGGAGTAGACAAAGATTTGGATGAACTGCGTAATATTGCGCACAATGGCAAAGCATATTTACAAGACTTACAAAGAAGAGAAACGGAGAAAACGGGTATTAGTTCTTTAAAGATTGGATTTAATAATGTGTTTGGATATTATTTGGAAGTGACCAATTTACATAAAGAAAAAGTGCCACAGGAGTGGATCCGAAAGCAAACTTTGACCAATGCGGAACGTTATATTACTGAAGAGTTAAAACAATATGAAGAAAAAATTACGGGTGCAGAAGATAAAATTCTTTCAATAGAAACCAATTTGTATGAACAGTTGCTCGATGAATTAATTGACTATATTGCTCCCATTCAGGTAAACGGGAATGCTTTGGCAATATTGGATTGTCTGCATTGTTTTGCTCAAAACGCGCAACAATACAATTACCGAAAACCTTTTTTGCACGAGGGCTTTGATATGCAGTTGAAAGAAAGTAGGCATCCTGTTATTGAAAGGAATTTGTCTGCGGGTGAGGCATATATTGCCAACGATATTTTGCTCAATTCCGAAGAGGAACAAATAATTATTTTAACAGGTCCGAATATGAGCGGTAAGAGCGCCTTGTTGCGACAAACTGCATTGATTACTTTGATGGCGCATATGGGAAGTTTTGTTCCTTCAATAGAAGCAAGAATTCCTTTGACTGATAAAATATTTACCAGGGTAGGAGCGAGCGATAATTTGAGTGGCGGTGAAAGTACTTTTATGGTGGAAATGAATGAAACCGCTAGTATCATCAATAATGTTTCTCCGCGCAGCTTGATTTTGTTGGACGAAATTGGACGCGGTACTTCTACATATGATGGTATTTCTATTGCATGGAGTATTGTTGAATTTTTGCATAATTCTTCTTGCAAGCCAAAAACATTATTCGCTACGCATTATCACGAATTGAATGATTTAGAGAAACGTTTGAATGGTGTAAAAAATTATCATATCACCAATAAAGAGGTGGGTAATAAGGTTATTTTTTTAAGAAAATTAGCAAGAGGTGGAAGCACACATAGCTTTGGTATTCATGTTGCAAAAATGGCGGGAATGCCACCCGATTTAATTAATCGTGCTAATGATATTTTGAAACAACTCGAAGAAAAACATGACGAAAGTGATGAGAATGCAGGTCCAGGTAAAAAGCAATTAAAAAGTAAAATAAAAGACATCAATGCACCCCAATTGCAGCTTTCTATTTTCGATGTGCAAACCGAAGTCTTTGAAGAAATACGCAGTGCGCTCGAAAATATTGATATTAATCGCCTGACACCTGTTGAAGCCTTGATGAAACTCAATGAAATCAAAGGTTTGTTGAAGTAG
- a CDS encoding glycoside hydrolase family 2 TIM barrel-domain containing protein, with translation MKKLLLGLFALATVAIAVRANAQNTREKFNENWLFKLDSANDYSKNAMDAAKWQPVTLPHDWSIGLNFDSTSPSGNEGACLRGGTGLYQKEFTLPSKDKGKNIFIDFDGVYMNSTVWINGHKLGTRPYGYSSFQYDMTPYLKFGGEKNVLKVMAENHQPSSRWYSGSGIYRNVWLEKKGSVYVDNWGTYITTPEVSDAQATVSIQTRIKNSLQQATPIELKTIVYDDKGRIVKVLSQKMSVNAGTEIEKPQSFVLPHPELWSIKTPHLYKAVSQVFVHNKKQDEYTTTFGVRSFHFDVDSGFYLNHKPLKIVGVCMHHDLGALGAAINVRAMQRQLEILKSMGINGIRTSHNPPAPEWLDLCDKMGFIVIDEAFDCWEDGKNKYDYHLYFKQWHKRDLTDQVLRDRNHPSVFMWSIGNEIPEQGGGDKDTVGRRIARDLSSIVKSLDNRPITSALTEFSPKNNIIKSGALDLLGFNYHFRMLPKLAEMFPGQKIILTETTSALQSRGEYLMPSDSIRRWAGFTREKNGGTPDFTCSAYDNSSAPWASTYEETLKPLLKYPFLSGMYMWTGFDYLGEPTPYPYPARSSYFGIVDLAGFPKDAYYLFKSVCTTDTVLHIFPHWNWKPGQKIDVWAYYNNADEVELFLNGKSLGIRKKTGDDLHVQWNNIVFEPGTLKAVSRKDGKIIKTSEIKTAGKAYKLVASADRSTINADGEDLSFVKITVEDKDGNMVPHADNVIDFSLKGDGEIAGLDNGCETDLTSFSNKKWRKAFNGLALAIVKAHHKKGKLTLHISADGLQGTSVDIEMK, from the coding sequence ATGAAAAAATTATTGTTGGGTCTCTTTGCACTTGCTACAGTAGCCATTGCTGTTCGTGCAAATGCTCAAAACACAAGAGAGAAATTTAATGAGAATTGGCTTTTTAAACTCGATAGTGCAAACGATTACAGCAAGAATGCCATGGATGCTGCAAAATGGCAACCCGTGACATTGCCGCATGATTGGAGTATTGGCCTTAACTTTGATTCTACCAGCCCTAGTGGAAATGAAGGCGCGTGCTTGCGTGGTGGAACGGGACTTTATCAAAAAGAATTTACGCTTCCTTCAAAAGATAAAGGCAAGAATATATTTATAGATTTTGATGGTGTTTATATGAATAGTACTGTTTGGATAAATGGTCATAAATTAGGTACAAGACCTTATGGGTATTCTTCTTTTCAATACGATATGACCCCTTATTTGAAATTTGGCGGTGAGAAAAATGTATTAAAGGTAATGGCAGAAAACCATCAACCAAGTTCTCGCTGGTATAGTGGAAGCGGTATTTACAGAAATGTATGGTTAGAAAAGAAAGGTAGCGTCTATGTAGATAACTGGGGTACTTATATTACCACACCAGAAGTCTCTGATGCGCAAGCGACCGTCTCTATACAAACTAGAATAAAGAACTCTTTACAACAAGCTACTCCCATTGAATTAAAGACAATCGTATATGATGACAAAGGTAGGATTGTAAAAGTGTTGTCTCAGAAAATGAGTGTGAATGCAGGTACAGAAATAGAAAAACCTCAATCTTTTGTTTTACCACATCCGGAACTATGGAGTATAAAAACACCTCACCTTTATAAAGCGGTTTCACAGGTTTTTGTGCATAATAAAAAACAAGATGAATACACGACAACTTTCGGTGTTCGTTCTTTTCATTTTGATGTTGATTCAGGTTTCTATTTAAATCACAAACCATTAAAAATTGTTGGTGTTTGTATGCATCACGATTTAGGTGCTTTAGGCGCGGCAATCAATGTTCGTGCTATGCAACGTCAGTTGGAGATTTTAAAATCTATGGGTATCAACGGTATTCGCACTTCCCATAACCCACCAGCTCCAGAATGGTTAGACCTTTGTGATAAAATGGGTTTTATTGTAATAGATGAAGCATTTGATTGTTGGGAAGACGGGAAGAATAAATATGACTATCATTTGTATTTTAAGCAATGGCATAAAAGAGATTTAACTGATCAAGTTTTGCGTGATCGTAATCATCCTTCAGTCTTTATGTGGAGTATCGGAAATGAAATTCCCGAACAAGGTGGGGGAGATAAAGATACTGTAGGTCGTCGCATCGCAAGAGATTTATCAAGTATTGTAAAGAGTTTGGATAATCGCCCGATTACTTCAGCTCTAACCGAATTCTCTCCTAAAAATAATATTATTAAATCAGGCGCACTTGATTTATTAGGCTTCAATTATCATTTTAGAATGTTACCTAAATTGGCTGAAATGTTCCCTGGACAAAAAATTATTTTGACAGAAACGACTTCTGCACTGCAATCTCGTGGTGAATATTTGATGCCTTCCGATTCTATTCGTCGTTGGGCAGGATTTACCAGAGAAAAGAATGGAGGTACTCCTGATTTCACTTGTTCGGCTTACGATAATAGTTCAGCACCTTGGGCCTCCACTTACGAAGAAACATTAAAGCCATTATTAAAATATCCTTTCTTAAGCGGTATGTATATGTGGACGGGGTTTGATTATCTGGGAGAACCCACTCCTTATCCTTATCCGGCGCGTAGTTCTTATTTTGGGATAGTAGATTTAGCAGGCTTTCCAAAAGACGCTTATTATCTTTTCAAAAGCGTTTGTACTACCGATACCGTCTTGCATATTTTTCCACATTGGAATTGGAAACCTGGTCAAAAAATAGATGTATGGGCATATTATAATAATGCAGATGAAGTAGAATTATTCCTTAATGGAAAATCTTTGGGTATAAGAAAGAAAACGGGAGATGATTTACATGTACAATGGAACAATATTGTATTTGAACCAGGAACACTTAAAGCTGTATCTCGTAAAGATGGTAAAATTATAAAAACATCGGAAATCAAAACTGCTGGAAAGGCCTATAAACTAGTAGCTTCAGCTGATAGAAGTACAATTAATGCAGATGGGGAAGATTTGTCTTTCGTAAAAATTACGGTGGAAGATAAAGACGGCAATATGGTTCCTCATGCGGACAATGTAATAGATTTTTCGCTAAAAGGTGATGGAGAAATTGCCGGATTAGATAATGGTTGCGAAACAGATTTGACTTCTTTCAGCAATAAAAAATGGCGCAAAGCCTTTAATGGTTTGGCTTTGGCTATTGTAAAAGCACATCATAAAAAAGGCAAACTTACATTGCATATTTCTGCTGATGGCTTGCAAGGCACAAGTGTAGATATTGAGATGAAATAA
- a CDS encoding type 1 glutamine amidotransferase: protein MQNNEQYIKVAVLDLNNGFKNQGLRCILNIVSTYAKEKDLLIKTTVFDVRQRDEVPDTSYDIYISSGGPGSPFDEENWEWEHKFFSLINQLYRHNVEASDVDKKYVFFICHSFQLACRFFKIGKVCKRKSTSFGVFPINKIWGGLEEPIFAKLPEPFFAVDSRDYQVIQPNFEQLNSMGATVLAIEKERPHIPLERAIMAIRFSKEMIGTQFHPEADAISMREHLLEDINKKRVIDEHGEEKYLDMLDKLEDEDKILLTQSIILPTFLDISLKQKLVPISVY from the coding sequence ATGCAAAATAATGAACAATATATTAAAGTTGCCGTTTTAGATTTAAATAATGGTTTCAAAAATCAAGGATTACGTTGTATCCTAAATATAGTGTCCACTTATGCCAAAGAAAAAGACTTACTTATAAAAACAACTGTCTTCGATGTAAGACAAAGAGACGAGGTACCCGATACATCTTATGATATATATATTTCCAGTGGCGGTCCGGGCTCTCCTTTTGATGAGGAAAACTGGGAATGGGAACATAAATTTTTCTCATTAATCAATCAATTATATCGTCACAATGTTGAGGCTAGTGATGTCGATAAAAAATATGTATTTTTTATCTGCCATTCCTTTCAATTAGCATGTAGATTTTTCAAAATAGGAAAAGTATGTAAGCGAAAAAGCACTTCTTTCGGAGTATTTCCTATAAATAAAATATGGGGGGGATTAGAAGAGCCAATTTTTGCAAAACTACCTGAACCTTTCTTCGCTGTTGACAGTAGAGATTATCAAGTAATACAACCCAATTTTGAGCAATTAAATTCAATGGGTGCTACGGTATTGGCTATAGAAAAAGAGAGGCCACATATCCCTTTAGAGCGTGCCATTATGGCTATTCGTTTTTCTAAAGAAATGATAGGCACACAATTTCACCCTGAGGCAGATGCCATAAGTATGCGTGAGCACTTATTGGAAGACATCAATAAAAAGCGTGTTATAGACGAACATGGGGAGGAAAAATATTTAGATATGCTAGACAAGTTGGAAGATGAAGATAAAATATTGCTTACACAAAGTATAATTTTACCCACCTTCTTAGATATATCTCTAAAACAAAAATTAGTACCAATATCAGTTTATTAG
- a CDS encoding OmpH family outer membrane protein, producing the protein MNKFLVSSNIILIIAVCILFYLQFNEKAQKSAIVPAQQSSSNNVTDNGSFKIGYFELDSLDQNYKYLQDVKSDLIAKDKSVQKQINDLQNEFREKYNEYVQKGPTLSQSEQTEYTQNLNDLQKQNQEKAQRLDQSFSMERTMKLQEIKQRIQDYLKTFAKEKGYNYIIGTNEADYFYYKDSTQDITKELVENLNKSYADSKK; encoded by the coding sequence ATGAATAAATTTTTAGTCTCGTCAAATATTATATTAATTATTGCAGTCTGTATTTTGTTTTATTTACAATTTAATGAAAAAGCTCAAAAATCAGCCATAGTACCGGCACAACAAAGTAGCTCTAATAATGTGACAGATAATGGTTCATTCAAAATCGGTTATTTTGAGTTAGACTCTTTAGATCAAAACTATAAATACTTACAAGATGTAAAGTCTGATTTGATTGCAAAAGATAAATCTGTACAAAAGCAAATAAATGATTTGCAAAATGAGTTCAGAGAAAAATATAATGAATATGTGCAAAAAGGCCCCACACTTTCGCAATCAGAACAAACCGAATACACCCAAAATCTAAACGATTTACAAAAGCAAAATCAAGAAAAAGCACAAAGATTAGATCAATCTTTCAGCATGGAAAGAACCATGAAATTGCAAGAAATAAAACAGCGCATACAAGACTATCTTAAAACATTTGCAAAAGAAAAAGGTTATAATTATATTATTGGGACAAACGAAGCAGATTATTTCTATTATAAAGATTCTACCCAAGATATCACCAAGGAACTAGTGGAGAACCTGAATAAGAGTTATGCGGATAGCAAGAAATAA
- a CDS encoding YccF domain-containing protein: MFSGFILCSTIVGIPFWIQCFKIGFASLAPFGLEIYDKKQDISGGCITRIFNVVWIFLGGIWIALTHFGFGPLFCITIIGIPFGNRHFKLIPLSSPLWEETRLINI; encoded by the coding sequence ATGTTTAGCGGATTCATTCTTTGCTCGACCATTGTTGGTATTCCTTTTTGGATACAGTGTTTTAAGATCGGTTTTGCTTCTCTTGCACCTTTTGGTCTGGAAATTTATGATAAAAAGCAGGATATTTCCGGTGGATGTATTACTCGTATTTTTAATGTTGTCTGGATATTTTTGGGTGGTATTTGGATTGCTCTTACACACTTTGGTTTTGGCCCACTATTTTGTATTACTATTATTGGAATTCCTTTTGGGAATCGGCATTTCAAGTTAATACCTTTGTCTTCACCCCTTTGGGAAGAGACTCGGTTAATAAATATTTGA